GGATCAAAGCACTTTGTAAAAGTAGTCCGTATTTTGACcagtgtttgttattatcaggttgggaGCAACCCTCCATCAGACAAGTTtctcaaaaagaggagaaatacatcatattttaaacaattttctgaAAGAGGgctccacttattttgaataattttaaactgttaaactaaatgtgtccaggaatataacaaaattcttggacatgttttgaccatttaataccagatagatatacaGTACTTTGGAAAAACATGAGCACTTTTGTactaaaatgtgttttttaccaaaaaatatattataacttgtaTTGACCCCCATAAAAggaatatttataacattaagaagttgttcccaacctgataatgacttggatggagaattgtctaaTTGTCAGCCACACATACATgcacatagaccagatttaatcattcaattatttcttggtgaacagggaaaaatacttcataaattaaagaaatgtcaaagtacaagtgataaatcaaggtTTAATATTGTAAAAACCTTCTatcttatgtttacaaaaaagttataatcgctcgccttcaCTTTTCAAGCTTCGCTTCAAAACTTTGCAAactaaatatttttcaattgaaatgttcaaatcgctcgctcgcccaaATTTTGGGAGTCCagaaatccgtagaacaagaaattaaattggtgtggcctaatgtttttttttttttttttcttttataaattgtaccTTCGAtgaagagttgtcgcattggcactcataccatttttagggccctttatagcttgctgtacgGTGTGAGCCACAGCTCCGTGTTGCAGAGCGTACcttcacctataatggtttacttttatagaatATTGAATAGACAGATGTCTAATTTTGCACTTATatcacatcttatatctatatgaTAGTGAAATTTAACCACTTTGCaagagttttattttttatttttttattacatgtacttCATAAAGAAACCGGTAAGTAACTATGCACAATTGTAACTACTCGAATATTAACTCCCTGTTGAAATATAGTTCcacaaaattaaagaaatatgttGTCGATCCAAAGTTTTGAATCTAGAATCTTATGATACCCGTTAAACAAGCTTTATTTAATGCGATGATATATTTGAACTTTCGCAAATGTAACATATGTCTACTGTAAAGCACAAactaatcttttattttatttgacataAAAAATTGTGAAGAATTTAACTTAATATATGTATGTACATTTTCAGAAATTCTAATAATTCAGATGTGGTTGACACCGTTTGTTGCAAATAAACCTGATGATAATATTTTCGAATGACATCGTTTTCTATAGAAAAGATGGTGGTCTTTATACATGTGATAAAGATGTTACGTCGATTTTTGTCTATTGGTAGCAAaattctaacattttttttatcagaaagcATACTTGCAGGAAATTATCATTTCTAATATGCATCTTGGAAGAAACACAAAAGTGTCAAAAATTCGCTTGTTATTTTATGAACATTTGATTAAACAAAACAATCGGCTTATGAAATAGTGATTACAAATACCTAATCAACTACTCAGTTTCCGGACATAAGATAATAAAACTGTGCAAGTTACAGGTGTCAAGTGTGACCACACAGAATAAGCATGCAGGTCTatgatgtggtttttttttattcgttaTATAATTAACAGAGTCTTTTTTTACATGTGAGAAagcaaaattttcagaaaaataacattactttgattttttattaattgatttatATAAGCTCAAGcatcatttgtaaaaaaaaatcaactcataaaaaaaattatacataaattattgACTACAATATCACACATAGAATTAACAACATACGTCAATTAAGGTTAAAATCGATTATGCTTCATCACAACAATTAAATCTCTGTCATAACTAAGATAGTAGTTCTCATTCATAATTCATCGCTTGGCAGTAACAGGCACTTGCTGTATTATGTTCTGGACAGCAAAGACAGGTCATGTACACTCTGTCACGAACATGAGATCTTGGACAGTCCAGTTCTAATTCCAGTTCTTCACTAATTCCATTTCCCTCATTGCTAAGAGTTGGTCTGAAATTCAATAGAAGGCATTGTTTAGAAATGAATGAATAAACTCAACACTGCCATGCAAGGTATGAAAATAAGAATCAAAGAGGTGTTATACAACATATATCTGACATCAATTACATATTTCGTTTTTTCAGGAATGGGGATCAAGTCGAATATATCTCAATCAACGTAATTCACCGTTATTTAACATGTAACTGTATTTTCTACATTcctttgaaaaaagaaatcaccataTTTGTTactgaattttttaaaatatttttctaagaaaaattggaaatatttcattttcagacAGAATTGAAACTTCTTAATGAGCAAAACTAATTTGATAGCCAAGGTTAACCATGAAAAACTGTTTGaatgaaaatgtatatttattgtgAGAATTTTTCGGTTGCTGTATTTTTGGTACTGCttattcaaataaaatggaaCATAATTTTTACATTTGGTGAATACAAACAGTTTACTAGTGCTTACTCGCAAACATATAACCAATCGCAACCTTGGGTGTTAGTATAGCCATATTTGATTGTAGGTTCAGCGCCATTTGCACAATCCATGGATACCAACTGACGTTTTTTCCGTTCTCCAGTGGTTGTATTGGTATTCTCTGAAAAAAGGATTCTCATAatgatatgacaaaatatattagTTACCGAATGCTGGGAAAACACTGAAAATGTTAAAACATCATTAGATCGATTTAGAGAAGAAAAAATATCTAACACAAACACATACCAGACGTGGCAGGGAATTTGTACAATATTCACAACAAGAAATCAATAAATTACATGTAGTTTCTAACCACTACTGTAACGCCAAAGCCAATAACCACTTATAAACATTTATGTAAAtaagactttttttaaatgatacgATGAAAACAGCCCTGATATTACTAAAACGGCATGTGTCATACAGGTGACGTCGCTTTGTCATATACATCATGTGATCTACATTATTTTTCGGCTGGgtccaatatttccaatacggactggcaatgaatccTGAATTACATGTAAATTCAGTCCAAAAACATATTGGTCCTATACTCAAATCATTGCCAGttcgtattggaaatattggtcCTATATTCACAttattgccagtccgtattggaaatattgacCCTATATTTACATCATTTCCAGTCCATATTGTAATATTGGCCCTATATTCACATTTGATGTATGTAATACAGCATTCAGAACAAATCTgtattgaaaaaatgaaattcactGGCTgcttctgtattggcactggtatagattcttGGTCAGTTGTATTGACTCTACGGGTCTCGAGGCCCatacagcaaaccttgaatctataccagtgccaatacagaaacagccagtgaATAGCACtattatattaattatttgtaagttttcaatGATATTTGTCTTACTGGTTTCGTGGTTGCTAATTTTTTTTGTACACTTAGGATATTATCTGCCATGgcttttaaatcaaattgtaatCCAGCACGAACAAAAATAACGATAAGAAGATTTCGGACAATGGTATGAAATACCATGATTTATAATTAACTTCGTTCGAATTTTGTGtttcaacatatttattttgttgataaGGACAGATATGTGCCAATTGTCGTAATTGCAATCCCGTCATCTTTTACTTGAATGAGACTCACAAATTAATACTTAGAATCAGAATTGTACTTTCGTTGGCAACATGACAGCTACAACATGTGGCACATGATCTACTTATCCATCTGTAGCACATAAGATCACTCCTGGTTACTAATAAGGTTCGTAAACCTcaattttaagatatttatattgtgttttattcACTGCTTTAGTCGTCTAGTCGTTTGTCAGTTGATTTGTTAACTCATGGGTTTGAACATGGGTTTTCTGTAGTTTACCTCTCTTACAGTTCAAATGCTTTCGTTTATCGAAATCACAATAAATCAATTTGCAAACATGAAAAAGCCAATAAATATCAGGTTTACTAAACTTGGGGTGATGAACAGACACATATGTTACTTGAATAACTACAAATTCAGTTATTTTGTGACAATGaccattttgtttatgtttaatgCGGGGTTCACGCATTGCCGATTATttctcccgtttgagatcagacggCTAtaagacacgaaaagtgaaaaagtcggattactatcctcaattatatGGAATGTCcaatcattgtctgaacgcagtcgtttaagttcgtaacagattcctacgggtcgggaatgGTCCGGATGGTTCGGCGAAGCatcccgacagttaggtgcgtcccgtaacattcgtgGAAActccgattttgtctagtcggattgcAAGCGTGTCTATGTCGttacagattctgctgtatcggatcaaaatcctaacaatttttaatgttttctgaacggtgtcctgtggaacagGACTGATCTGGAGacatttttcattgctgtttttttctgccgattgagtccagattgcatacagatcttgtcgattgcgaaccgtctttgccgaaaccgttccggaagagtcccgttattaatacgaaattttgtaaatgatacccacgtcagagtcccgacaattacataatgcaatacgactgagaccagacaaatcCGTTttcaatgcgatagagcggaccgtgataggattacattcagacagtacctgatcatcccgatgatgccgacagttttcgaacggataactttcgtcagcgtcggttcactgtctgacACTGCCTAATCtttgtcggattacattcggtagaatcgggaatggtcctttcaatgtgtgaccccagcttaaagcCTTTCTTATATAGTTTCAAACAGTAAATTGACTTTTATCCCCGACTTCTAATTGACGATCAACTTTCCTCATCAGAGATATGATACTTACGTAAAATCTCTGAATTCTCTGGAATTAGGCCAACTTCATGTAGTTGAAACCCAAAACCTTCAACAAATTCTTTAGCACTTTTACTGCCAAGTAAATTTAAATCCAGTATGACCCCTTTCTTATACCAGTTTTTTAGAAATACTGATGTCGGTTCCTCTCCCGAAATCTGGTTGCCATTATATTTCTGTAATATTCGATGAATGAGttcagaaaatcaaaattttgGACAATTGTTTGGTATTTAAGAAAGCGAATTGTTTGCATAACATCTATATTTGACCACTGAaatgtttatttatgaaatacTTTTTACTCTTTACTATTGATACTCAAACTCATAATCGGTAACAGTTATGAATGTCTGCTATTCATTTTTATCGTTCAGATTGTGTGGTTTTCTTGCATCATTTGatagacaaaacattaaaaaagtcCTTTAAAATATAAACCATATTGATAATTGTGATAAACaatcatacattttgtacaataaGATCTTTAATCCGTTATTCTGTTACTAgtttgttgtctgctctttggtcgagttgttgtctctttgacacattccccatttccattcccaatttaaTTTATTCTTTGAAATTGAGAAATGATGATTATCAATGCAATTTAATCACATGATTATTGATTGCATTAATTCGTTTTTTTGTGCAATAAGTAATTTATTCACATTACAACATTGCTACTTCTACGTTAAATGCAGGTAAAATATGCATTTAAAggttagatttttttatttcggAAAGACGTAAAGTAAAACGCTATTTAATATATATCATGTTGATAATCTTTGATATATTATAATAGAAAATTGAAGTAAAACCCTTACGTCccttcttttaaacatttttctgttgtttctttttgttttgcagGTGGCAGTTCTTCTAGTTCTGCAGATTCATTTAGTTTAAAACtaatgaaataatttttacaCTTCGTCCTGTTAAATGACCAATTGAGAATTCGTGCCATGAATACATGGTACACAGTAGATAACTGACATCAACTATGTGTTATTATTCATTAGTTAACAAATACAATATACGTTCGATGCTTAGGttacattacaaaaataaatgtatgctaTGTGACGTACAGCTCTATTGATACtacattttaatgatattttgtacGATATCAGAAAGGTGTAAATTGAAATGATAGTCATCATCTTTTCATTATTTTCCTAAACtataatgacttttttttttagataatgtttttatttgttaattttttagaCCTATTTATCAAAGCGGTAATACCATTTGGAAAGAATAACAACAACATTTGACGTAATTGcgttgcaataaaaaaaaaacagacgaaCAGTAGCATACAGTTCATGTTTTATTATATGGATCtacttttcattttcaaacacAGAAAATATTTGAAGATTTATCATGACTTCAGTAGAtttacatttatgaaaatatttcaaaataatgatgAATCATGCTCATTTTAATATGATAATTCAGAATCAAAGGTTCTCCAATTTGTAATAATCAATTTTTGGCCGACTTAAGTAAGGCTATCGAATAATCATACGTACATATCCCTTTACTAAGCTCTCTGTTGTTTCTGTGGCATCTTTGTACACGGTTCGGTCTAGATAAGTCTTATAACATTCCAACTTTGACGGATAACAGGATACTTCAATATTCTGCATTTAAAAATACATTACTCATGAAAATACCACCCAAATTACCATTAagttatacaatatatacaagatTTGAAACAAATGGATACTGAATTACATGTAGGATTTAGATATAGCATTATCACTGAAGACTGTTTTAAGTACTTTGAATAACATGACAAAATGTATGTTTGGAAATTACAATGTCAATTACGAGTCCCAATATATGATTAGGCTTATCTCTGGACTTCAATGTAAGCATTGAGAAGTTTCAACAAATACCGTCTTCATGCTACATAGAATTATTATAATAAAGCAACTTATTTCGTTGGTATAACAGTTTTGAACCGAAACAGTgatttttgtgaaaaattgttcaactactaaatagGGTAACACGTAAGTTTTAGTGTTAAAGTGAATTTTCAGTTTAAACGACCGATTAGATTATTCAGTGATATCCTGACACATGATTcgccaataatttttaaaagatcCTTTCTGTAGATTTGATTTCtctttgtaaataaaaagaaaacaactgaATTGTCTACAAGACACATAAACAGTATCGAATTAAATACAGGCAAACTGGTCGAACAATatggacaatgagggtcggttgaaaacaaaactttacgacaaaagagatgatttcagctttccaattgtgaactttccatttctaagtagcaacattccagcagcacctgcatacggggtatatatctcccaattgatacgatattcccgtgcttgcatttcctatcatgattttcttgaaagagggttgctgctcacaaggaagccattaaaccaatagttccaaatggtgaagttgaaatcatcccttcgtaaa
Above is a window of Mytilus galloprovincialis chromosome 7, xbMytGall1.hap1.1, whole genome shotgun sequence DNA encoding:
- the LOC143083662 gene encoding uncharacterized protein LOC143083662, translating into MLLQVFISCVCMISVQCVPKHKYTATFDLHVAEKGALFDQSIDTDIINDIIYYHTPAHNDLDEMYKVQDFKHNIEVSCYPSKLECYKTYLDRTVYKDATETTESLVKGYKYNGNQISGEEPTSVFLKNWYKKGVILDLNLLGSKSAKEFVEGFGFQLHEVGLIPENSEILQNTNTTTGERKKRQLVSMDCANGAEPTIKYGYTNTQGCDWLYVCEPTLSNEGNGISEELELELDCPRSHVRDRVYMTCLCCPEHNTASACYCQAMNYE